Part of the Cellulomonas hominis genome, CGCCCGGACGCGGGCACCGTCCGCCTCTTCGGCGCCGACCCCCGCGACCCCGCGGCCCGGACCACCCTGGGCACCACCCCGCAGGAGACCGGCCTGCCCGAGACGCTGCGCGTCGGCGAGGTCGTCGACCTGGTCGCCGGGCACTACACGGCGCCGATGCCGCGCGAGGAGGTGCTCGAGCGGTTCGGCCTCACGGACCTCGCGCGGCGGCAGACCGGCGGCCTGTCGGGCGGCCAGCGCCGCCGGCTCGCGGTCGCGCTGTCCCTGGTCGGCCGGCCGCGCCTGGTGCTGCTGGACGAGCCGACGACCGGGCTCGACGTCGAGGCCCGGCACATCCTGTGGCAGGCGCTGCGCGACTACCAGGCCGACGGGGCGACCGTCGTGGTGACGAGCCACTACCTCGAGGAGATCGAGGCGCTCGCCCGCCGGGTGGTCGTCATCGGCGCGGGCCGGGTGCTGGTGGACGACGACCTGCCGACCGTCCTGTCGATGGCCGCGGCCCGGCGCGTGCTGCTCGAGGTGCCGGCCGAGGACGAGCCCCGCCTCGCCGCCCTGCCCGGCGTCCTGGACACCCGCCGCGAGGGCCGGCGGTCCGTGCTGCTCGCCGCCGACGCCGACTCCGTCGTGCGCGCGCTGGTGCACGCCGACGTGCCGTTCCGCGACCTGGAGGTCCGCGGCGCCTCCCTCGAGGAGGCCTTCCTCGCGCTCACCGCCGCCACCCCGGAGGACCCCCGATGACCGCCGCCGCCCCGACCGCGACCCGCTCCTGGTGGCGCCTCGCCTGGCTGCACACCCGGTTCCAGGTGCGCGAGACCGTGCGTGTGCCGATCGCCCTGATCGGGAACCTCGTGTTCCCGGCGCTCGCGCTGCTGTTCTTCGTCGTCCCGCAGCGCGCCCTGGCCGAGGACCCGCTCGCCTCCCTCGCGGCCGTCGCGCAGCTCGGGACCTTCGCCGTCATGTCGTCCTGCCTGTTCACGCTCGGCGCGGGCGTCGCGGAGGACCGGCAGCTCGCGTTCGACCCGTACGTGCGGACGCTGCCCGCCGGCGCGGGCCCGCGGCTGGCCGGGCGGATCGCGAACGCGGTGATGTTCTGCCTGCTCGCGCAGGTGCCGGTGATCCTCATCGCGATCGTCCTGACCGCGGCGTCCACCTCGCCGGCCCGCGCGCTCGGCGGCCTGGCGATGGTGCCCGTCATCGCGGTGCCGTTCACGCTGCTCGGCCTGGCCATCGGCTACGCGCTGCCCGCCAAGGCGGCGATCGCGGTCGTGCAGGTGGTGCTGTTCCCGCTCGCGTTCGCCGGCGGACTGTTCATGCCGCCGGAGATCTTCCCGCCCTGGCTCGACGCGATCTCCCAGGCGCTGCCGTCGCGGGCGGCGCGGGACCTCGCGGTGCAGGTCACGACCGGGATCGAGGGGTCGGCGTGGGCCCTGCCGGTGCTGCTCGGGTGGACGGCGGTGTTCGCGGCCCTCGCGGTGCTGGCGTACCGGCGGGACGAGGGGCGCCGGTTCCGGTAGCCCGGCCTACCCGGCGACGCGAGCCACCGGCTGCCGCACGATCGTCCGCCGCCGATCCGGCGCCACCCGCCGGAAGTCGCTCAGGTAGATCTCGTGGTGCCGCCCCGTCGGCCGCAGCCCGTGCGCGGGCAGGAACTCGTCGTGCATCCGGGCGATCGTCTCCGCCTCGTCGTCGAACGACCCGACGTGCAGCGTCTGCACGGCCAGCCCCTCGGCCAGGGTCTCCAGCCGGACGTCGTCGAGGCGCGCCGGGGCGTTCCGGTCCCGGACCTGCGCGAGGGCCGCGTCGACGTCGGGCGCGTCGAGCCACTCCGGCACCAGCATGAGCAGCGTCCAGTCCCACGCCGACGTGTCCCGCGCGGTCGTGAACACGGCCGCGTCGCGGGCCCACCACAGGCCCTCGAGGGGCGGGACGACGTAGTCGCGGCCGCGCACCTTGCTCGCGAGCTTCAGCGTCCACGAGACGGGTTGCAGCGCGGCGATCGCCTCGGCGAACGCGGGGGCGGTGTTCGGGTCGCCGTGGCCGTCGACCGCGAGGTACCGCAGCTCGGGCACCTCGACGACCCGGAACCGGCCGCCGGGCGCGCGGTAGGAGTCCAGGTCCTTCTTCGCGTCCCACTTCTCGCTCATGACGTCAGCCCACACCCTCGCACGGTGCGAGGGTCAAGCCCCGGGGGTCGCGAGGTGGACGAGGACGACCGGCTCCTCCTGGCCGGGCCAGGTGCCGGTGAGGGTCGCGCCCCCCGCGGCGGCGGCCCCGGGCTCCGGGAACCGCACCACGACCGGCACCGACGCCCCCGGCGCCGCCCCGCCGCTGCCGCGCACCCGCATCGTCGGCTCCCGCTCCTCGGGCCCCTCGGGTGTCTCGACGAACATCCGCACCTGCGTGCCCGCCTCGCGGACCACCCGGGTCACCTCGTCGCGGTAGACCGGGTCGCCGGGGCCGTCGTAGACCCAGCGGGTGCCGAGGACGGAGTGCTCCATGGTGCCGACGAGCCACTCCTCGGCGCCGGGCAGCGGCGCGCCGCGGTAGGTCAGCGGGACGTGCACCAGGCGGCCGTCGACGTCGAGCAGGTGCGACTCGATGCCGACCTCCCCGGCGGGGTCGTCGAAGCGGTAGGCCGCGACGGGGCGCACGGACGCCGCGCGACCGTCGAACCACGGGCGACCCGGCAGCCAGGCCGCGACGAGCTCCGCCTTGGACGGCACCAGGGTCGCCCGGTGGATGATCGCCACGGTCAGCCCCGCGCCAGCGCCGCCGCGGCCTCCGCCACGACGTCGGGGTCCGTCACGGTGTGGCCGGAGGCGCCGCCCCCGCCGGGGCCGCCGTCGCCGGCGACCGGGCGGCTCGCGGACAGGTGCACGGCGTCCACGCCGGCGGCGATGAGCGCGCCGATGTCCACGGGGCGCACCCCTCCGCCCGCCATGACCTGCACGGCGCCGGCGGTGTGCTCGACCATCGCGGCGAGCCGTCGGACGCCGTCGATGCTGCGGGCCTCGCCGCCGGAGGACAGCACGCGGGTGACGCCGGCGGCGGCGAGGGCGTCGAGGACGGCGAACGGGTCCTCGACCGAGTCGACCGCCCGGTGGAACGTGACCTCCCGGCCGTCGGCGGCGACCACCAGCGCGGCGAGCGCGGCGGTGTCGACGCGGCCGTCCGCCGTGAGCGTGCCGACGACCACGCCGTCGACGCCGGCCTCGACCGCGGCGCGCACGTCGCGGACCTGGACGTCGAGCTCGTCGGCGTCGTAGACGAAGGAGCCGGGCCGCGGGCGGATCAGCGGGTGCACGCCGGGGGTGCCGGGGCCGCGGGCGTCGCGCTCGGCGACCAGGGCGGCGAGCAGGCCGGCGCTCGGCGTGAGGCCGCCGGTGGCCGCGAGCGCGCTGCACAGCTCGGTCCGCGCGGCGCCGGCGTCGGCGGCGACGCGGTAGCCCGCGAGGTCCTGCACGGCGATCTCGAGGACGGGTCGGGACGCGGGCACGCGGGCTCTCCTTCGCGGTCGGGCGGTCAGGTGCGTCGCAGCCGCCGGACCACGGCGTGCGCGGTCACGAAGGCGACGGGGAACGCGAGGGCGAACGCGATCGCGAAGGCGATCGGGAACGCCGGGTCGTCGGTGGGCCGGTCGGTCGTCATGGTGCACCGTAGCGGCTCGCCGCCGCCCCGGGACCGGATGGGGGTCCCAGGACGGCGGCGGGTGGCCGGGCGGACCGGCGGACGGCTCAGGCGAACCGGCGCAGCCGCAGGGAGTTCGTCACGACCAGCACCGAGGAGAACGCCATGGCCGCGCCGGCGATCATCGGGTTCAGCAGGCCGAGCGCCGCGAGCGGGATCGCCGCGACGTTGTAGGCGAACGCCCAGAACAGGTTCTGCTTGATGACCCGCAGGGTCCTGCGGGACAGCCGCACCGCCTGCGCGGCGGACCGCAGGTCGCCCCGGACCAGGGTGACGTCGGCCGCCTCGATGGCGACGTCCGTGCCGGTGCCCATCGCCAGGCCCAGGTCGGCGGTGGCGAGCGCCGCCGCGTCGTTCACGCCGTCGCCGACCATCGCGACCCGGCGGCCCTCGGACTGCAGCCGGGCCACGACGTCGACCTTGTCGGCGGGCAGCACCTGCGCGATGACGTCGGACTCGTCGATGCCGACCTCCCGGGCGACCGCGCGGGCCGCGCCGGCGTTGTCCCCGGTCAGCAGGACCGGACGCAGGCCCAGCGCCCGCAGGTCGGCGACCGCCGCGGCGGACGTGGCCTTCACCGGGTCGCGCAGCACGAGCACGCCGCGGGCGGCGCCGTCCCACGCGACCATGACCGCGGTCGCCCCGTCGGCCTCGGCGGCGGCGAACCGCTCCGCGAGGTCCTCGGCGGGCGTGACGCCCTGGGTGGCGAGCCACGCCGGCCGGCCGACCAGCACGCGCCGGGACAGCCCGACGCCGCTGTGCGCGGTGCGGACCACGCCGCTGACGCCGTGCCCGGCCTCCGCGCGGAAGTCGTGCACCTGGTCCGAGCCGATCGCCACCCCGTCGCCACCGACGCCGTCCGTCCCGGGCGCGGGCGCGACCGCCGCCGCGGCGTCCGCCACGGCACGGGCGATCGGGTGCTCCGCGAGCCCCTCGACCGCGCCGGCCAGGCGCAGCACCGCCTCGCGGTCCTCGCCCGCGGCGGGCAGAACGTCGACGAGCGCCATCCGGCCCTCGGTGACCGTGCCGGTCTTGTCCAGCACGACCGTGTCGACGGTGCGGGTCTGCTCGAGCGTCTCCGGGCCCTTGATGAGGACGCCGAGCTGCGCGCCGCGGCCCGTCCCGACCAGCAGGGCGGTCGGGGTGGCCAGGCCGAGGGCGCAGGGGCAGGCGATGATCAGCACGGCGACGGCCGCGGTGAACGCCGCCTGCACGGACGAGCCGGTCAGCAGCCACGTGGCGAGCGTCGCCAGCGCGAGCACCAGCACCACGGGGACGAACACCGCGGAGATCCGGTCGGCCAGCCGCTGCACGGGGGCCTTGCCGGTCTGGGCGGCGGCCACGAGCCGGCCGATCTGGGCCAGCCGGGTCTCGTCGCCGACCTTCGTCGCGCGGACGACCAGGTGGCCGCCGGTGTTGAGGGTCGCGCCGGTCACGTCGTCGCCGGGGCCGACGTCGACGGGCACGGGCTCGCCGGTCAGCAGGCTGGTGTCGACGGCGCTGGTGCCGGAGACGACCACGCCGTCCGTGGCGATCTTCTCGCCCGGGCGGACGGCGAACTCGTCGCCCGCGCGCAGCCGCTCGACCGGGACGCGCTGCTCGGCGCGCCGGCCGTCCGGGCCGGCGACCAGCAGGGCCACGTCCTTGGCGCCGAGGTCCAGCAGCGCGCGCAGGGCGTCGCCGGCGCGGCGGCGGGACCGGTGCTCGGCGTACCGGCCGGCCAGCAGGAACGTCGTGACGACCGCGGCGACCTCGAAGTACAGCTCCGGCATGTGCGAGCCCATGCCCGCGTCGGCGGCCGGCCACAGGGTCGGCGTCATCGTCATGCCGAGCTCGCCCGCGCCGCCGAGCAGCAGCGCCCACAGCGACCAGCCGGTCGCCGCGACGATGCCGATCGACACCAGGGTGTCCATCGTCGAGGCGCCGTGCCGGGCGGCCCTGACCGCGGCGCGGTGGAACGGCCACGCCGCCCACGTGGCGACGGGCAGCGCGAGGACCGCCACCAGCCACTGCCAGCCGCGGAACTGCCACGCCGGCACCATGGAGAGCAGCAGCACCGGCACGGTCAGCACGGTGGCGACCCGCAGCCGCCGGCGCAGGTCGGTGCCGCGCGCGTCGGTCGGGGCGGAGGTGTCCTCGTCGGGCTCCATCTCGTGCCCGGGAGCCATGGCGTGCCCGGACAGCGCGTGCTCGACGGGGTCCATCCCGGCGTGGTGCTCCCCGGTCGAGGGGGCATCGGGCGTGCGTCCGGGGTGCTCCGCGGAGTGCCCCGGGTGCGCGTGGCGTGCCGCCTCGGCCGGTGCCGGTGCCGCGGCCGAGCCGCGCCGCGCCGTCACGGTGGCGTCGTAGCCCGCCGCCTGGACGGCCGCCACCAGCGCGGCACCGTCGGGGACGGTGCCGTCCGGCGCGGGCGCCAGCTCGACGTGCGCGGACTCCAGCGCGAGGTTGACGGTGGCCCGGGCGCCGGGCACGCGGTTGAGGCGCTTCTCGACCCGGGCGACGCAGGACGCGCAAGTCATGCCCTCGACCGCGAGGTCGATCGTCCCGACGGGGGCCACGGGGACGTCGAGCGGGGTGTCGTCGGCTGTCACAGCAGCGACCCCCGCGGGGTGACCGCGTAGCCGGCCTCGTCCACGGCGGCGGCGATCGACTCGTCGGACAGCGGCGCGTCCGAGGTGACCGTCACGGGCGAGGACCCGCCGGTGACGAGCTGCACCTGCACGTCGGTCACGCCGGGGAGGGCGGTGAGCTCCTCGGTGACGTGCTTGACGCAGTTGCCGCAGGTCATGCCGTCGACGGAGAACGTGGTGGTCTGGCTCATGGGGGGTTCCTCTCGGGGGTTTCGGGGGGTCAGGAGCGGACGAGCCGGGCGATCGCCTCGGAGGCCTCGCGGACCTTCTCGGCGCCGGCCTCGGGGGACTGGCGGGCGGCGTCCACGACGCAGTGGCCCAGGTGGTCCTCGACCAGCCCGATGCTCACCGCCTGCAGCGCCTTCGTGACGGCCGCGACCTGGGTGAGCACGTCGATGCAGTACACGTCCTCGTCGACCATGCGGGCGATCCCGCGGACCTGGCCCTCGATGCGCTTGAGGCGCTTGAGGTAGTCGTCCTTGTCGCTCGTGTACCCGTGCATCGCCCGGCTCCCCTCGGTCGCAGGGACGCACCGCGCGCCCCGCCACTACCCCAACCGTATACCCCCCAGGGGTATTCCACCCCGGGACCTCCGAGCCGCCGGGAACGCAGACGATGCGGGCCCCGGACGCCCGGGACCCGCATCGTCTGCCACCTCGCCGCGCGCGACGGCCGGGGATCAGGCCAGCGCGCGCCACGCCTCCCGGCGGGCCGCCTGCTCCTCCGGGTCGGGCACCGGCAGGCTCGCGAGCAGCCTGCGCGTGTACTCCTCGCGCGGGCTGCCGAGCACCTGCTCCCCGGTGCCCTCCTCGACCAGCCGGCCGCGGTGCAGCACCGCGATCCGGTCGGCCAGCAGGTCGACCACGGCCAGGTCGTGGCTGATGAACAGGCACGCGAACCCGAGGCTCTCCTGGAGCTCCGAGAACAGCTCCAGCACCCGCGCCTGCACCGACACGTCCAGGGCGGAGGTCGGCTCGTCGGCGATGAGCAGCTCCGGGTCCAGGGCCAGCGCCCGGGCCAGGGACGCGCGCTGCCGCTGGCCGCCGGACAGCTCGTGCGGGAACCGGTCGCCGTACGCCCGCGGGAGCTGCACGGACTCGAGCAGCTCGTCCACGCGCCCCCGCGCGGCCCGGGCGTCGGACGCCCGCCCGTGCACGACCAGCGGCTCCGCCACGCACTCCGCGATGGTGAGCAGCGGGTTGAACGACGTCGCCGGGTCCTGGAACACGAACCCGATCCGCGGACGGACCGGGCGCAGCGCCCGCTCCTTGACCCCGTTCATCTCCAGGCCGAGCACCTGCAGCGACCCGCCGGTGACGCGGGTGAGGCCCGCGATCGCCCGGCCGATGGTGGTCTTGCCGGAGCCGGACTCGCCGACCAGGCCGACCACCTCGCCGGGGCGGATCGCCAGCGACACCCCGTCGACCGCCCGGAACCCGGGCTGCCGCAGCCGGCCGGGGTAGGTGATCTCCAGGTCGCGCGCCTCGACGACGGGCGTGGCAGCCGCCCAGCCCTCCGGCCGGGCCGCCGCGCGTGCGCGGGCGTGCGCGCCACCCCCGCCGATCCGCGGCACGGCGTCCAGCAGCGCCCGGGTGTACTCGTGCGCGGGCGCCGAGAACAGCTGCCGGACCGGGGCCTGCTCGACGATCTCGCCCTGGTACATCACGGCCACCGTGTCGGCCAGGTCCGCGACGACGCCCATGTTGTGCGTGATGAGCACCACGGCGGCGCCGAACTCGTCCCGGCAGCGCCGGATGAGGTCGAGGATCTCGGCCTGCACCGTCACGTCCAGGGCCGTGGTCGGCTCGTCGGCGATGATGACGCCCGGGTCGAGCACGAGGGCCTGGGCGATGACGATGCGCTGCTTCTGCCCGCCGGAGAACTGGTGCGGGTAGTGGTCGATCCGGTGCTCGGGGTCGGGGATGCCGACCTTGCGCAGGATCTCGACCGCCTTCGCCCGGGCCTCCGCCTTGCCGATCTTCCCGTGGGCGCGCAGGCCCTCGATGATCTGCCAGCCGACCGGGTAGACCGGGTTCAGGGCGGTCGACGGCTCCTGGAACACCATGGCGGCGTCCCGGCCGCGCACCCGCCGCAGCGCGGCGTTGTCGAGCCCGACGACGTCGGACCGGGTGCTGCCGTCCTTCGACGTGAGGACGACGGCCCCCCGCGTGCGGGCGGTCTCCGGGAGCAGCCCGAGGATCGTCTTCGCGGTGACCGACTTGCCGCTGCCGGACTCGCCGACGACGGCCAGCACCTCGCCGGCGCGCACGGACAGCGACACCCCGGCGACGGCGCGGACGTCGCCGGCGTCGGTCGCGAACGTGACGGACAGGTCGGTGATCTCGACGACCGGCGCGGCGGCGTCGGTCTGCGGTGCGGCGGTCATCGGCCTGCCTCCGGGGTCTCGAGGTCCGCGATCCCGCCGGGCGCCGTGAGCACGCCGCCCGGGACGACCGAGGTCGCGGCGACCTCGCCGTCGTCGGAGCCGGCGGCCCGGCGGGCGCGCAGGCGGGGGTCGGCGAGGTCGTTCAGCGACTCGCCCATCAGCGTCATGCCGAGCACCGACAGCACGATCGCGACACCCGGGGCCACGGACGTCCACCAGATGCCGGAGGTGACGTCCGCGATGGCGCGGTTGAGGTCGTAGCCCCACTCGGCGCCCTGCGTCGGCTCGATGCCGAACCCGAGGAAGCCCAGGCCGGCGAGCGTGAGGATCGCCTCGGACGCGTTCAGCGTGATGATGAGCGGCAGCGTCCGGGTCGCGTTGCGCAGCACGTGCACGAACATGATCCGGCCGTTGCTCGCGCCGATCACGCGCGCCGACTCGACGAACGCCTCGGACTTGATCCGGATCGTCTCCGCCCGGACGACGCGCAGGTACTGGGGTGTGAACACGACCATCAACGACAACGCCGCGGCCAGCACGCCGCCCATGAGGTCCGCCTGCCCGCCGCTGATCGCGATCGCCAGCACGATGGCGAGCAGCAGGGAGGGGAACGCGTAGATCGCGTCGGCGATGACGACGAGAACCCGGTCGAGCCAGCCGCCGAAGTACCCGGAGACCAGGCCGAGCAGCACGCCGAGGAACAGCGACGCCGCGATGGCGATGAGGATGACGAGCACGGCGGTCCGGGTGCCCCAGATGACCCGGGACAGCACGTCGTACCCGCCGACGGTGGTGCCGAGCCAGTGCTCGGCGGACGGCGGCTGCTGCGCGCCGAACGGGCCGTTCGCGTCGCGCAGCTGCGCGAACCCGTAGGGCGCGACCCACGGCGCGACGATCGCGGTGACGACCAGCAGGCCGACGAGGACCAGGCCGGTGATCAGCATGCCGCGCTGCAGCCCGACGCTCTGCCGGAGCTGGTGCACGACGGGCAGGTTGCGCCAGGTGCGGCGGGTGCGCCCGGCGGCCACGGGGGTGGCGGTGGTCATCTCAGTACCTCACCCTCGGGTCGATCAGCGCGGCGATGATGTCGACCAGGAAGTTCGTCACGGCCACGATCACCGCGAGCATGACGACGATGCCCTGCACCGCCACGAAGTCGCGGGCCTGCAGGTACTCCGAGATCTGGAAGCCGAGGCCCCGCCACTCGAAGGTGGTCTCCGTGAGCACGGCGCCCACCAGGAGCATCGCGATCTGCATGCCGATGACGGTGACGATCGGGATGAGCGCCGGCCGGTACGCGTGCTTGCGCAGCAGCCGGGACTCCCGCACGCCGCGCGACCGGGCCGCGTCGACGTAGCCGGAGCCGAGCGTGCCGATGACGTTGGTGCGCACCAGCCGCAGGAACACGCCCGCGGTCAGCAGGCCGAGCGTCAGCGCCGGCAGGATCGCGTGCTGCAGGACGTCCACGACGACGTCCGGGTTGCCGGTGCGGATGGCGTCGATCAGGTAGATGCCCGTCGGGTCGTCGAGCCGCCGCATCGCGATCTCCGACCGGGTGGACGCCCGCCCCGACACCGGCAGCCAGTCGAGCTGCACGGAGAACACGAGCTTGAACATGAGGCCCGCGAAGAACACCGGCGTCGCGTAGCAGACGATCGCGAACACCCGCAGCAGCGCGTCCGGGACGCGGTCGCGGAAGTAGGCGGCCGCCAGGCCGAGCGGGATGCCGACGACGAACGCGACGATCAGCGCGTAGAACGCGAGCTCGAGCGTCGCGGCCCCGAACGTGAGGATGACCTCGGTGACCGGCCGGGTGTCGCTCAGGGTGGTGCCGAAGTCCCCGCGCACGAGCTGGCCGAGGTACTCCACGTACTGGGTGAGGACCGGCCGGTCGTAGCCGGCGGCGTGGATGCGCTCGGCGAGCTGGTCGGCGGGGAGCCGGCCGCCCTGCGCGGCGGTGATCGGGTCGCCGGTGGTCCGCATGAGCAGGAAGACGACCGTCACCAGGATGAAGACCGTCGGGATGATGAGGAGGAACCGGACCAGCAGGTAGCGGCCCAGCCCGCCGCCGGATCGGGCGCGGCGGCCCTGCCGGCCGGTGGTCGCGTCCCCGCCGGGTGCGGTGCCGGACGGCAGGCCGGTGGGCTGCTGCGGTCCGGTGAGGGAGGTGGAGGTCATGTCTCTCGCTTCACAAGCCCGTGACGCCCGGTGCGGGTCGCTCGCGAGGAGCGACCCGCACCGGGCGTCGGGTGGGGCGGTGCGTCAGCCGACGGCCAGCGCGCCGTAGCGGAACTTGAAGGACGCGTCGAGGGTGTCCTCGGCGCCGGTCACGTCGGTGCCGACCACGGCCACCTGCGCGCCCTGGAGGTACGGGACCGTCGAGAGGTCCTGCGCCACCGCGTCCTGGATCTGCTCGATGAGCGCGGTGCGCTCGCCGGCGTCGGGGGTGACGGCCTGCTGGAGGATCAGGTCGTTCACCTCCTGGTTGTCGTAGTGGTTGCCCAGGAAGTTGTCCGTGAGGAAGAACGGCGTGAGGTAGTTGTCCGCGTCGGAGTAGTCCGGGAACCAGCCGAGCTGGTAGGCCGGGTAGACGTCGGACGTGCGGTCCTTGGCGTACTGCACCCACTCGGTGGTCTGCAGGTCGACCTGGAAGAGGCCGGTGGCCTCGAGCTGGTCCTTGATCAGCGCGTACTCCTCGCCGGAGGACGGGCCGTAGTGGTCGTTGCTGTACTGCAGCGACAGCTGGACCGGGGTCTCGACGCCCGCGGCGGACAGCCGCTCGGCGGCCTTGTCGGCGTCCGCGCCGCCGTCGCCGTCGCCGTACAGCGGCTTGAGCGACTCGGTGGCACCCGTCAGGCCCTCGGGCACGAACGAGTACAGCGGCGTGTAGGTGCCCTTGTAGACCTGGTCGGCGATCTCCTCGCGGTCGATCAGGTCGGCCACCGCCTGGCGGACGGCCAGCGCCTTGGCCGGGTCGGCCTCCGGCGTGGTCGCGCCGTACGGCTGGGTGTTGAAGTTGAACGTGATGTAGCGGATCTCGCCGCCGGGGCCGTCGACGACCTTCACGTTGTCGTCGCCGCGCAGGTCCTCGATGTCGGTCGCGGACAGGCTGCGGAACGCGACGTCGATGTTGCCCTGCTGGATGTCCAGCTTCAGGTTGGAGGCGTCGGCGAAGTAGGTCACCGTGACCTCGTCGTTCTTCGGCGCGCCGAGCAGGCCCTGGTAGTCCGGGTTCGCGGCGTACGAGACGAGGTCGTTCTGGCTGTAGTCCGTGATCGTGTACGGGCCGGCGAACGCCTGGCCGTCGACGATGTCCGCGTCCGGGGTGAGCGCGTCGGCCGCGAACACGTCCTCGTCCACGATCGGGCCCGCGGGGCTCGACAGGATCTGCGGGAACACCTGGTCGTTCTCGGACTTCAGGTGGAAGACGACGGTGGTGTCGTCGGGGGCGTCCACGCTCTCCAGGTTGTAGAGCAGCGAGCCGGGGCCGTTGCCGCCGTCCGCGCCGGACTCGAAGATCGCGAGCTGGCGGTCGAACGTGAACTTCACGTCGGACGAGGTGAGGTCGTTGCCGTTCGCGAAGGTCAGGCCCTCCTTGAGGGTGACCGTGTACTCGGTCGGCGAGGTGAACTCGGCCGACTCGGCGATGTCCGGCTCGACGTCCGGGCTGCCGAACGGGGTGTTCATGAGGAACGGGTAGACCTGGTTCATCACCGCGAACGAACCGTTGTCGTACGAGCCCGCCGGGTCGATCGTCGTGATCTTGTCGGTCGTGCCGATCAGCAGCGAGCCGCCGGTGCTCTCGCCGCCGCCGTCCGTCTCGTCGTCGCCGCCGGAGCCGCCGCTGCACGCGGCGAGGACCAGTGCGGTGGCGACCAGGCCGGCACCGGCCGCGAAGCCGCGTCGGCGGCCGTGGGGAACCGCAGTCATGCGTGTACCTCTTCCCTGGAGTGAAGCCCCTGCCCGGCGCCGCGACGC contains:
- a CDS encoding ABC transporter ATP-binding protein — translated: MSAAAATAATPLVELDHVTRRYGSVTALDDVSLRIGAGEMVGLLGPNGAGKSTLLALVSGLRRPDAGTVRLFGADPRDPAARTTLGTTPQETGLPETLRVGEVVDLVAGHYTAPMPREEVLERFGLTDLARRQTGGLSGGQRRRLAVALSLVGRPRLVLLDEPTTGLDVEARHILWQALRDYQADGATVVVTSHYLEEIEALARRVVVIGAGRVLVDDDLPTVLSMAAARRVLLEVPAEDEPRLAALPGVLDTRREGRRSVLLAADADSVVRALVHADVPFRDLEVRGASLEEAFLALTAATPEDPR
- a CDS encoding ABC transporter permease; protein product: MTAAAPTATRSWWRLAWLHTRFQVRETVRVPIALIGNLVFPALALLFFVVPQRALAEDPLASLAAVAQLGTFAVMSSCLFTLGAGVAEDRQLAFDPYVRTLPAGAGPRLAGRIANAVMFCLLAQVPVILIAIVLTAASTSPARALGGLAMVPVIAVPFTLLGLAIGYALPAKAAIAVVQVVLFPLAFAGGLFMPPEIFPPWLDAISQALPSRAARDLAVQVTTGIEGSAWALPVLLGWTAVFAALAVLAYRRDEGRRFR
- a CDS encoding GyrI-like domain-containing protein, which encodes MSEKWDAKKDLDSYRAPGGRFRVVEVPELRYLAVDGHGDPNTAPAFAEAIAALQPVSWTLKLASKVRGRDYVVPPLEGLWWARDAAVFTTARDTSAWDWTLLMLVPEWLDAPDVDAALAQVRDRNAPARLDDVRLETLAEGLAVQTLHVGSFDDEAETIARMHDEFLPAHGLRPTGRHHEIYLSDFRRVAPDRRRTIVRQPVARVAG
- a CDS encoding CG0192-related protein, whose amino-acid sequence is MAIIHRATLVPSKAELVAAWLPGRPWFDGRAASVRPVAAYRFDDPAGEVGIESHLLDVDGRLVHVPLTYRGAPLPGAEEWLVGTMEHSVLGTRWVYDGPGDPVYRDEVTRVVREAGTQVRMFVETPEGPEEREPTMRVRGSGGAAPGASVPVVVRFPEPGAAAAGGATLTGTWPGQEEPVVLVHLATPGA
- a CDS encoding copper homeostasis protein CutC yields the protein MPASRPVLEIAVQDLAGYRVAADAGAARTELCSALAATGGLTPSAGLLAALVAERDARGPGTPGVHPLIRPRPGSFVYDADELDVQVRDVRAAVEAGVDGVVVGTLTADGRVDTAALAALVVAADGREVTFHRAVDSVEDPFAVLDALAAAGVTRVLSSGGEARSIDGVRRLAAMVEHTAGAVQVMAGGGVRPVDIGALIAAGVDAVHLSASRPVAGDGGPGGGGASGHTVTDPDVVAEAAAALARG
- a CDS encoding heavy metal translocating P-type ATPase — its product is MTCASCVARVEKRLNRVPGARATVNLALESAHVELAPAPDGTVPDGAALVAAVQAAGYDATVTARRGSAAAPAPAEAARHAHPGHSAEHPGRTPDAPSTGEHHAGMDPVEHALSGHAMAPGHEMEPDEDTSAPTDARGTDLRRRLRVATVLTVPVLLLSMVPAWQFRGWQWLVAVLALPVATWAAWPFHRAAVRAARHGASTMDTLVSIGIVAATGWSLWALLLGGAGELGMTMTPTLWPAADAGMGSHMPELYFEVAAVVTTFLLAGRYAEHRSRRRAGDALRALLDLGAKDVALLVAGPDGRRAEQRVPVERLRAGDEFAVRPGEKIATDGVVVSGTSAVDTSLLTGEPVPVDVGPGDDVTGATLNTGGHLVVRATKVGDETRLAQIGRLVAAAQTGKAPVQRLADRISAVFVPVVLVLALATLATWLLTGSSVQAAFTAAVAVLIIACPCALGLATPTALLVGTGRGAQLGVLIKGPETLEQTRTVDTVVLDKTGTVTEGRMALVDVLPAAGEDREAVLRLAGAVEGLAEHPIARAVADAAAAVAPAPGTDGVGGDGVAIGSDQVHDFRAEAGHGVSGVVRTAHSGVGLSRRVLVGRPAWLATQGVTPAEDLAERFAAAEADGATAVMVAWDGAARGVLVLRDPVKATSAAAVADLRALGLRPVLLTGDNAGAARAVAREVGIDESDVIAQVLPADKVDVVARLQSEGRRVAMVGDGVNDAAALATADLGLAMGTGTDVAIEAADVTLVRGDLRSAAQAVRLSRRTLRVIKQNLFWAFAYNVAAIPLAALGLLNPMIAGAAMAFSSVLVVTNSLRLRRFA
- a CDS encoding heavy-metal-associated domain-containing protein, with amino-acid sequence MSQTTTFSVDGMTCGNCVKHVTEELTALPGVTDVQVQLVTGGSSPVTVTSDAPLSDESIAAAVDEAGYAVTPRGSLL
- a CDS encoding metal-sensitive transcriptional regulator, whose translation is MHGYTSDKDDYLKRLKRIEGQVRGIARMVDEDVYCIDVLTQVAAVTKALQAVSIGLVEDHLGHCVVDAARQSPEAGAEKVREASEAIARLVRS
- a CDS encoding dipeptide ABC transporter ATP-binding protein — protein: MTAAPQTDAAAPVVEITDLSVTFATDAGDVRAVAGVSLSVRAGEVLAVVGESGSGKSVTAKTILGLLPETARTRGAVVLTSKDGSTRSDVVGLDNAALRRVRGRDAAMVFQEPSTALNPVYPVGWQIIEGLRAHGKIGKAEARAKAVEILRKVGIPDPEHRIDHYPHQFSGGQKQRIVIAQALVLDPGVIIADEPTTALDVTVQAEILDLIRRCRDEFGAAVVLITHNMGVVADLADTVAVMYQGEIVEQAPVRQLFSAPAHEYTRALLDAVPRIGGGGAHARARAAARPEGWAAATPVVEARDLEITYPGRLRQPGFRAVDGVSLAIRPGEVVGLVGESGSGKTTIGRAIAGLTRVTGGSLQVLGLEMNGVKERALRPVRPRIGFVFQDPATSFNPLLTIAECVAEPLVVHGRASDARAARGRVDELLESVQLPRAYGDRFPHELSGGQRQRASLARALALDPELLIADEPTSALDVSVQARVLELFSELQESLGFACLFISHDLAVVDLLADRIAVLHRGRLVEEGTGEQVLGSPREEYTRRLLASLPVPDPEEQAARREAWRALA